In Biomphalaria glabrata chromosome 11, xgBioGlab47.1, whole genome shotgun sequence, the following proteins share a genomic window:
- the LOC129928941 gene encoding uncharacterized protein LOC129928941: MPDYVHTDKGTSFMSREVQEFLHERGVATSRTTPYNPRGNSQVERLNGSLWKAITLALKTQGLPVSKWEQALNQALHSLRSLLCTATNETPHERIFKFYRRSTFDKSLPTWLAQPGKVLLKKGVRASKYDNGTIAVDLITCNPQYAIVRLPDGREETVSLRHLAPAPREGQS, from the coding sequence ATGCCTGACTATGTACACACTGATAAAGGTACCTCATTCATGTCAAGAGAGGTGCAGGAATTTTTACACGAGAGAGGGGTGGCCACAAGCAGGACGACCCCTTATAATCCCAGAGGGAACTCTCAAGTAGAAAGGCTAAACGGTTCATTATGGAAAGCTATAACTCTGGCCTTAAAAACTCAAGGACTCCCGGTTTCCAAATGGGAGCAGGCGTTAAACCAAGCCCTGCACTCTCTTCGTTCTCTGCTTTGTACTGCTACAAACGAGACACCTCACGAGAGAATATTCAAGTTCTATCGCAGGTCCACCTTCGACAAATCACTCCCGACATGGTTAGCTCAACCAGGAAAAGTATTGTTAAAAAAGGGAGTCCGTGCATCAAAATATGACAATGGTACAATAGCTGTGGACTTAATTACATGCAACCCACAGTATGCCATTGTAAGACTTCCTgatggaagagaagaaacagtgtCATTGCGACATTTGGCCCCAGCTCCAAGAGAGGGACAATCATAG